One window of Pseudomonas sp. FP198 genomic DNA carries:
- a CDS encoding DUF6708 domain-containing protein, whose protein sequence is MYDGRATTDYEALAKEADRQIKEEIKLPPIRVTQKISTSITDNESLYTYNSEYIDVRTPNDEKRGLITFLVGGCGAALLWMLGMTLYYAVRDYSAGYKGDHIPLDVIDCILLGTIPFIPLTALYLYAKYVFRYLRLEIFTARRLIVRFNRVTRKIYLLRPKHLGGIVALDWDTAEVCINPKMSELDGTGGFVMLGWDKESHSVRDADGHLKDDFEITFVGKPTRNASELLAFWEYIRRYMEDGPEAAPKPKKLIGKFPWPWRSFMAVWQLDSRFVKIPQLWIFLPIYGLLLPLILVHACGHWVSLLLCYEPRFPRSIEDAGR, encoded by the coding sequence ATGTACGATGGCCGTGCAACAACTGACTACGAAGCTCTGGCAAAGGAGGCTGACAGACAAATCAAAGAGGAAATAAAACTGCCTCCTATTCGTGTAACGCAGAAGATTTCGACATCGATCACGGATAATGAGTCACTCTATACCTACAACTCAGAATATATCGACGTGCGTACTCCAAACGATGAGAAGCGTGGACTTATCACTTTTTTGGTCGGTGGCTGTGGCGCTGCCTTGCTGTGGATGCTAGGCATGACACTATATTATGCAGTTAGAGATTACTCGGCAGGATACAAAGGCGATCATATCCCACTGGATGTAATAGACTGCATATTGTTGGGGACAATTCCATTCATACCCTTAACTGCTCTCTACTTATACGCAAAGTACGTCTTCCGCTACCTGCGACTTGAAATTTTCACCGCCCGACGCCTGATCGTCCGCTTCAACCGCGTCACCCGCAAGATCTACCTGCTTCGCCCCAAACACCTGGGAGGCATCGTCGCCTTGGATTGGGACACCGCCGAAGTCTGTATCAACCCGAAGATGTCCGAACTGGACGGCACCGGTGGTTTCGTCATGCTGGGATGGGACAAGGAAAGCCACTCCGTCCGTGACGCCGACGGCCATCTCAAGGACGACTTCGAAATCACCTTCGTGGGCAAGCCAACCCGTAACGCCTCCGAACTCTTGGCGTTCTGGGAATACATTCGGCGCTACATGGAAGATGGTCCGGAAGCGGCGCCAAAACCCAAAAAACTCATCGGCAAATTTCCCTGGCCGTGGCGCTCTTTCATGGCCGTGTGGCAACTGGACAGCCGGTTCGTGAAAATCCCTCAGCTATGGATCTTCCTGCCGATCTATGGCCTGTTACTGCCGTTGATCCTCGTGCATGCCTGTGGCCATTGGGTGTCCCTGCTGCTGTGTTACGAGCCAAGGTTTCCTCGTTCCATTGAGGATGCAGGCCGCTGA
- a CDS encoding SDR family NAD(P)-dependent oxidoreductase, translating to MPNAIGHHPVALISGAGSDAGIGMAIARRLGAAGARLIVTASSARIEERIEALRAEGFEVAGQPLDLTDENQVREFGSWAESVWGRIDILVNNAGMVMQGSPEAFSEVATMDLALWNLSLTRNVTTAFLLTRAVLPGMQSRNYGRIVNISSTTGTRCSNPGEAAYSAAKAAMVGMSMGLALEVARQGITVNCVAPGWIATGSTTAEEANAARYTPMRRAGRPEEVAALVAFLASGEASYITGEVMVVDGGNCLVENKAPDRSFD from the coding sequence ATGCCAAACGCAATCGGACACCACCCTGTAGCGCTCATCAGCGGCGCTGGCAGCGATGCGGGCATCGGCATGGCGATTGCCCGCAGGCTCGGTGCCGCCGGCGCCAGGCTGATCGTTACCGCCAGCAGCGCGCGCATCGAAGAACGCATCGAAGCGCTGCGCGCCGAAGGGTTTGAAGTCGCGGGGCAGCCCCTCGACCTCACCGATGAAAACCAGGTGCGCGAGTTTGGGTCGTGGGCAGAGTCCGTCTGGGGCCGGATCGACATCCTGGTGAACAACGCGGGCATGGTCATGCAAGGCAGCCCGGAGGCTTTCTCCGAGGTGGCGACCATGGACCTGGCGCTGTGGAACCTGTCGCTGACGCGGAATGTAACCACGGCGTTCCTGCTGACCCGTGCCGTGTTGCCCGGTATGCAGTCGCGCAATTACGGACGCATCGTCAATATCAGTTCCACCACCGGCACGCGGTGCAGCAATCCTGGCGAGGCGGCCTACAGCGCCGCGAAGGCCGCCATGGTGGGCATGAGCATGGGCCTGGCGCTGGAAGTGGCCCGGCAGGGAATCACGGTGAACTGCGTCGCACCCGGCTGGATCGCCACCGGCTCGACCACCGCCGAGGAAGCCAATGCCGCGCGCTACACCCCGATGCGCCGGGCCGGGCGCCCGGAGGAAGTCGCCGCGCTGGTCGCCTTCCTCGCCTCTGGTGAGGCGAGCTACATCACCGGGGAAGTGATGGTGGTGGACGGCGGCAACTGCCTGGTCGAGAACAAGGCGCCGGACCGGTCATTCGACTGA
- the dctA gene encoding C4-dicarboxylate transporter DctA, with product MEISKSRWYSQLYVQVLIGIVIGAAIGYFIPNVGAKLQPFADGFIKLIKMLLAPIIFGTVVVGIAKMGSIKEVGRIGVKALIYFEILSTIALVVGLVVVNVVKPGVGMNINASSLDGSSISKYSQAASEQGGTIEFFLNIIPQTFVGAFSNGVMLQVILLSVLMGVALVQMGETSKPLINTIDLFLQGLFRIVAMVMRLAPIGAGAGMAFTIGKYGIGTLLSLGQLLVALYVTTLIFIVVVLGAVARWSGMPLMQFLRYFKDEILITLGTCSTEAVLPRMMVKLEKLGCKKSVVGMVLPTGYTFNADGTCIYLTMAAIFIAQATNTPLTFMDQMILLGVFLLTSKGSAGVAGAGFVTLAATLTTIHSIPLVGLVLLLGIDRFLNEARAVTNLIGNGIGTIAIAKWDNSFDVQACEREIAAMKQEKADRKSLLAHK from the coding sequence GTGGAAATCTCCAAGTCTCGCTGGTACAGCCAGCTGTATGTGCAGGTACTGATAGGTATCGTGATCGGCGCAGCGATCGGTTACTTCATCCCGAATGTCGGGGCCAAGCTCCAGCCCTTCGCCGATGGCTTTATCAAACTCATCAAGATGCTGTTGGCGCCGATCATCTTCGGCACGGTGGTCGTGGGTATCGCCAAGATGGGCAGCATCAAGGAGGTCGGACGGATTGGTGTGAAGGCGCTGATCTACTTCGAGATCCTTTCGACCATTGCGCTGGTCGTCGGCCTGGTGGTGGTCAACGTCGTCAAGCCTGGCGTCGGAATGAACATCAATGCCAGCTCCCTTGATGGCAGCTCCATCAGCAAGTACAGCCAGGCGGCGAGTGAGCAGGGCGGCACCATCGAGTTCTTTCTCAATATCATCCCGCAGACGTTCGTCGGCGCATTCTCCAATGGCGTCATGCTCCAGGTGATTCTGCTGTCGGTATTGATGGGCGTCGCCCTGGTGCAAATGGGCGAAACCAGCAAGCCGCTGATCAACACCATCGATCTGTTCCTGCAGGGGCTGTTCAGGATAGTCGCGATGGTCATGCGCCTGGCGCCAATCGGCGCGGGTGCCGGCATGGCATTCACCATCGGCAAATATGGCATCGGCACGTTGCTGTCCCTGGGCCAGTTGCTGGTGGCGCTCTATGTCACGACGCTGATTTTCATCGTCGTCGTATTGGGCGCGGTCGCCCGATGGTCAGGGATGCCGCTGATGCAGTTCCTTCGTTATTTCAAGGACGAGATCCTCATCACGCTGGGGACCTGCTCGACCGAAGCGGTGCTTCCGCGAATGATGGTCAAGCTTGAAAAACTCGGCTGCAAGAAGTCAGTCGTGGGCATGGTCTTGCCCACCGGGTACACCTTCAATGCCGATGGCACCTGCATCTACCTGACGATGGCGGCGATCTTCATCGCCCAGGCCACCAATACGCCGCTGACGTTCATGGACCAGATGATCCTGCTGGGGGTGTTCCTGCTCACATCAAAAGGCTCGGCGGGCGTTGCCGGCGCCGGTTTCGTGACCCTCGCCGCGACACTCACCACGATTCATTCCATTCCCTTGGTCGGGTTGGTGTTGCTGCTGGGTATCGACCGATTCCTCAATGAAGCTCGGGCCGTGACCAACCTGATCGGCAATGGAATCGGCACCATCGCCATTGCCAAGTGGGATAACTCCTTCGATGTGCAAGCCTGCGAGCGCGAGATCGCGGCGATGAAGCAAGAGAAGGCCGATCGAAAGTCGCTGTTGGCGCATAAATGA
- a CDS encoding mandelate racemase/muconate lactonizing enzyme family protein, whose translation MRIVDIREKTVSIASPIANAYIDFSKMTCSVVAVVTDVIRDGKPVIGYGFNSNGRYGQGALMRDRFLARVTEADPETLIDKEHANLDPFAIWKTLMTNEKPGGHGERSVAVGTIDMAVWDAVAKIEGKPLYRLLADRYRGGVADDKVWVYAAGGYYYPGKDQSKLKAEMQGYLDRGYDVVKMKIGAVPLDEDIRRIEAVLEVVGDGRRLAVDANGRFDLETGIAYAEAIKQYNLFWYEEVGDPLDYALQAELANHYELPMATGENLFSHQDARNLLRHGGMRPDRDYLQFDCALSYGLVEYMRTLKVMEEMGWSSRRVVPHGGHQMSLNIAAGLHLGGNESYPDVFQPFGGFADGIRVENSYVGLPDIPGVGFEAKSALYAVMRELGEG comes from the coding sequence ATGCGTATCGTCGACATCCGCGAAAAAACCGTTTCCATCGCCTCTCCGATTGCCAACGCCTATATCGATTTTTCGAAAATGACCTGCTCGGTCGTGGCGGTTGTCACCGATGTGATTCGCGATGGCAAACCGGTGATCGGTTACGGTTTCAACTCCAACGGTCGCTACGGCCAGGGCGCGCTGATGCGTGATCGCTTCCTGGCGCGAGTCACCGAGGCCGACCCGGAAACGCTGATCGACAAGGAACACGCCAACCTGGATCCGTTCGCTATCTGGAAAACCCTGATGACCAACGAGAAACCGGGTGGCCACGGCGAGCGCTCGGTTGCCGTCGGCACCATCGACATGGCCGTGTGGGACGCGGTCGCCAAGATCGAAGGCAAGCCGCTGTACCGCCTGCTGGCCGACCGTTATCGCGGCGGCGTCGCGGATGACAAGGTCTGGGTCTATGCGGCGGGTGGTTATTACTATCCGGGCAAGGACCAGAGCAAGCTCAAGGCAGAAATGCAGGGCTATCTGGATCGTGGTTATGACGTGGTCAAGATGAAGATCGGCGCGGTGCCACTGGATGAAGACATCCGGCGCATCGAAGCGGTACTTGAAGTGGTCGGCGATGGCCGGCGACTGGCAGTCGACGCCAACGGTCGCTTCGATCTGGAGACCGGTATCGCGTACGCCGAAGCCATCAAGCAGTACAACCTCTTCTGGTACGAGGAAGTCGGCGATCCGTTGGACTACGCGCTCCAGGCCGAGCTCGCCAATCACTATGAACTGCCGATGGCGACCGGTGAGAACCTGTTCTCCCACCAGGACGCGCGCAACCTGCTGCGGCACGGCGGCATGCGCCCGGATCGCGATTACCTGCAGTTCGATTGCGCCCTGTCCTACGGGCTCGTGGAGTACATGCGTACCTTGAAAGTCATGGAAGAGATGGGTTGGTCTTCGCGCCGCGTGGTGCCCCACGGGGGCCATCAGATGTCCCTGAACATCGCCGCCGGTTTGCACCTGGGCGGCAACGAGTCATACCCCGATGTGTTCCAGCCGTTCGGTGGTTTTGCCGACGGCATCCGCGTGGAAAACAGCTACGTCGGCCTGCCGGATATTCCTGGTGTCGGTTTCGAAGCCAAGTCGGCCCTGTACGCAGTCATGCGCGAGCTGGGCGAGGGCTGA
- a CDS encoding LysR family transcriptional regulator encodes MELVWLEDFSALAEYGSFVRAAEARHVTQPAFSRRVRSLENWMGVDLFVRTPQGATLTEAGRQILPGAQEAARRLYRLRTEAQEVAGVAAKTLQFAATHSLSFTFFPRWLRSAENGAPIDAVRLHSDSMAVCEQMLIHGQVQFLLCHRHPDVPPLLAPDQFSGKKVGEDVLIPLASASANFGTSPATLPYLAYTQESGLGRIVAHRLHGKEEYLHLKPLFSSHLAAVLMSMALESKGVAWLPKSLTEQEMADGRLVRALDESWDIPLEIHLTRPTAPISAAAEEFWNRLKG; translated from the coding sequence TTGGAACTCGTCTGGCTAGAAGATTTTTCAGCGCTTGCAGAGTACGGCAGCTTCGTTCGCGCCGCCGAAGCGCGCCACGTCACGCAGCCGGCTTTCAGTCGCAGGGTCCGTTCGCTGGAAAACTGGATGGGCGTGGATCTGTTTGTGCGCACGCCTCAGGGCGCGACGCTGACCGAGGCCGGAAGACAGATTCTGCCTGGCGCCCAGGAGGCTGCGAGGCGCCTCTACAGGCTGCGCACCGAGGCCCAGGAAGTCGCCGGAGTGGCCGCCAAGACGCTGCAATTTGCAGCCACGCATTCGCTGTCGTTCACGTTTTTTCCGCGCTGGCTGAGAAGCGCCGAGAATGGCGCGCCGATCGATGCCGTGCGCCTGCACTCGGACAGCATGGCGGTGTGCGAGCAGATGCTGATTCACGGCCAGGTGCAGTTCCTGCTCTGCCATCGGCACCCCGACGTACCGCCACTCCTCGCGCCTGATCAATTCAGCGGAAAAAAAGTCGGCGAGGACGTCCTCATACCCTTGGCGAGTGCCTCGGCCAATTTCGGTACCTCACCGGCGACGTTGCCCTACCTGGCCTACACCCAGGAATCGGGGCTTGGGCGTATCGTCGCTCACCGACTCCACGGCAAGGAGGAATACCTGCACCTCAAGCCGCTTTTCAGCAGCCATCTCGCCGCGGTGCTGATGTCGATGGCACTGGAAAGCAAGGGCGTCGCCTGGCTGCCCAAAAGCCTGACAGAACAGGAAATGGCCGACGGGCGCCTGGTCCGGGCGCTGGATGAAAGCTGGGATATTCCATTGGAAATCCACCTCACCCGCCCAACCGCGCCGATCAGCGCAGCGGCAGAGGAGTTCTGGAACAGGCTGAAGGGTTAG
- a CDS encoding carboxylesterase, whose product MTAGCARQPSAADAMTEPETFQAYAQASRAWIEEKRLFQTENRADELAWNAPYEVRPDVPSTKAILLLHGLGDSPWSFVDIARDLAAQGYVVRVALLPGHGTKPADLIDVQLEQWQQLVEQQVALLHKEFANVYLGGFSTGANLALAYAAKDPDIKGLVLFSPAFRSSESYDWATPWLAHFKTWILAPDNSRPQQSPVRYHNVPTNGFAQFYRSSVAVRRLIEQQDFDRPVVIVLTEQDSVVDVRYVRELFQRRFTHAASRLIWYGQAEPAGDRDAAQQHRILTRSDRIADERISQFSHMGILFSPANPLYGRSGSLRFCRNSRNADEVARCEAGEEVWYSDWGYSEPGKIHARLTYNPYFEWQSGVIRGVLQVAEQGS is encoded by the coding sequence ATGACGGCAGGTTGCGCGCGGCAACCCAGCGCGGCCGATGCCATGACCGAGCCGGAAACTTTCCAGGCCTATGCCCAGGCGTCCCGCGCCTGGATTGAAGAAAAGCGCCTGTTCCAGACCGAGAATCGCGCCGATGAGCTGGCCTGGAACGCTCCTTATGAGGTGCGCCCCGATGTTCCCTCCACCAAGGCTATTCTCTTGCTTCACGGCCTGGGGGATTCACCCTGGTCCTTCGTCGATATTGCCCGGGATCTGGCCGCGCAAGGCTACGTGGTGCGTGTCGCATTGCTGCCCGGGCATGGCACCAAGCCGGCCGACCTGATCGATGTGCAACTGGAACAGTGGCAACAGTTGGTCGAGCAGCAGGTTGCGTTGCTGCACAAGGAGTTCGCGAACGTCTACCTGGGCGGTTTCTCGACCGGCGCCAATCTGGCGCTGGCCTATGCCGCCAAGGACCCGGACATCAAGGGCCTGGTGCTGTTTTCCCCGGCCTTTCGCTCGAGCGAGTCCTACGACTGGGCCACGCCCTGGCTGGCGCATTTCAAGACCTGGATCCTTGCGCCCGATAATTCCCGGCCGCAGCAGTCGCCCGTGCGCTACCACAACGTCCCCACCAACGGCTTTGCCCAGTTCTACCGCAGCAGCGTAGCGGTTCGCCGGCTTATCGAGCAGCAGGACTTCGACCGGCCGGTGGTGATCGTGCTGACCGAGCAGGATTCAGTCGTCGACGTGCGCTACGTGCGGGAGCTGTTCCAACGGCGCTTCACCCATGCCGCGAGCCGGTTGATCTGGTATGGCCAGGCGGAGCCGGCCGGTGATAGGGATGCCGCGCAGCAACACCGCATCCTGACGCGCAGCGACCGCATCGCCGATGAACGCATCAGCCAGTTTTCCCACATGGGCATCCTCTTCTCGCCAGCCAACCCGCTCTACGGTCGCTCGGGCAGCTTGCGGTTCTGCCGCAACAGCCGCAACGCCGACGAAGTGGCCCGCTGCGAAGCGGGGGAAGAGGTCTGGTATTCGGATTGGGGGTACAGCGAGCCAGGAAAAATCCACGCGCGGCTGACTTACAACCCTTATTTCGAATGGCAGTCCGGGGTGATTCGTGGGGTTTTACAGGTGGCAGAGCAGGGCAGTTGA
- a CDS encoding efflux RND transporter permease subunit, with the protein MSLNLSSWSIRNPTPSVLLFILLTFAGLMGFWKMKVQNFPDVDLPMVSVSAELPGASPAQLENDVARKLEDSLATVQGVKHIQSILTDGNASISVEFHLDKPTQEALDDVRDAVSRVRADLPADLRDPVIRKIELAGSPILTYTVSATRMDDEALSWFVDNNVSKALLAVPGVGAVTRVGGVAREIRIDLDPARLLALNTSALDVSRQLRLIQQEASGGRVDLGGAEQTVRTLATVQSAGEIALLDVTLSDGRRVRLDQLATVSDTVGERRSAAFLDGKPVVGFEITRAKGAGEIEVDEGVRAALELLKTRHPEITVTQAFNFVDPVIENYQGSMHLLYEGAALAVLVVFLFLPDWRATFVSAVALPLSAIPTFAVMHWMGFTLNTVTLLSLSLVVGVLVDDAIVEVENIGRHLQMGKKPYQAAMDASDEIGLAVVATAFTLIAVFLPTAFMSGTVGKFFVQFGWTAATAVFFSLVVARLLTPMMAAYLMRAPKRPARGAAEWINRYLSWARWCLRHRAVTILGAMAFFTGGLLLATVLPSTFIPPEDDWQTQVTLTLAPGSKLGDTLALAEQARQIVMQNQQVKKVYTAVGDGSAGADLIEPAGSDVANVRTAVLTLNLTHRNERPELTRQQLENQLREALAVLPGARIKVGMGESENYVLVLAGEDASLLTRHAQQVERELRSVPGVGAVISSASLMRPELVVRPDFARAADLGVTASAIADTLRVATLGDYDQELAKLNFSDRQVPIVVRLSDTARTDFETLKRLPVPGARGPVALENVATLEISSGPAQIERFDRMRNVNIEIETNGQPLGDIEQAVLALPGLQNLPPGLVRTSVGDAEAMGELASGFGVAMLTGVLCIYMVLVLLLKDFLQPLTILAALVLSVPGAFVALFVTGSTLSMPSMIGLIMLMGIATKNSILLVDYIILARRRDGLGRQQAILDACGKRARPIVMTTIAMGAGMMPIALGLGADPSFRAPMAIVLIGGLVTSTLLSLLVIPVVFSYVDDGAQWLYKRTGNVSRSEALE; encoded by the coding sequence ATGAGCCTCAACTTGTCGTCCTGGTCGATCCGCAATCCGACGCCTTCGGTCCTGTTGTTCATCCTGCTGACCTTCGCCGGCTTGATGGGCTTCTGGAAGATGAAGGTGCAGAACTTCCCTGACGTCGATCTGCCGATGGTCAGCGTGTCGGCCGAGCTGCCCGGGGCTTCGCCCGCGCAACTGGAAAACGACGTGGCCCGCAAGCTTGAGGACTCGCTCGCAACGGTGCAGGGCGTCAAGCATATTCAGAGCATCCTGACCGATGGCAATGCCTCTATCTCGGTCGAGTTCCATCTCGACAAGCCCACCCAGGAAGCGCTTGATGACGTGCGTGATGCGGTCTCCCGGGTTCGGGCCGACCTGCCCGCCGACCTGCGCGACCCGGTAATCCGCAAGATCGAACTCGCCGGTTCGCCGATCCTGACCTACACGGTTTCGGCAACGCGGATGGACGACGAAGCGCTGTCCTGGTTTGTCGATAACAACGTCAGCAAAGCCTTGCTGGCGGTGCCTGGCGTGGGGGCCGTCACGCGGGTCGGCGGGGTGGCCCGGGAAATTCGCATCGACCTCGATCCCGCGCGTCTGCTGGCGCTGAACACCTCGGCCCTGGACGTCTCCCGCCAGTTGCGCCTGATCCAGCAAGAGGCATCGGGCGGACGTGTGGACCTGGGCGGCGCCGAGCAGACGGTGCGCACCCTCGCCACGGTGCAGTCGGCCGGGGAAATCGCCTTGCTTGACGTGACCTTGAGCGACGGCCGGCGTGTCCGGCTCGACCAGCTAGCTACAGTGTCCGATACCGTCGGCGAACGCCGCTCGGCGGCGTTCCTCGACGGTAAGCCAGTGGTCGGTTTTGAAATCACCCGCGCCAAAGGCGCCGGTGAAATCGAGGTGGATGAAGGCGTACGCGCCGCCCTGGAGTTGCTCAAGACCCGTCATCCCGAAATCACCGTCACCCAGGCTTTCAACTTCGTCGACCCAGTGATCGAGAATTACCAGGGCTCCATGCACCTGCTTTATGAAGGCGCGGCGCTCGCGGTGCTGGTGGTGTTCCTGTTCCTGCCGGATTGGCGCGCGACCTTCGTTTCAGCCGTCGCGTTGCCGTTGTCGGCGATACCGACGTTCGCCGTGATGCATTGGATGGGGTTCACCCTCAACACCGTGACGCTACTGTCGCTGTCGCTGGTCGTCGGCGTGCTGGTGGACGACGCCATCGTCGAGGTCGAGAACATCGGGCGGCACTTGCAGATGGGCAAGAAGCCTTATCAAGCGGCCATGGATGCCTCCGATGAAATCGGCCTGGCGGTGGTCGCCACCGCATTCACGCTGATCGCGGTGTTCCTGCCCACGGCTTTCATGAGCGGTACGGTCGGCAAGTTCTTCGTCCAGTTTGGCTGGACGGCGGCAACCGCAGTGTTTTTCTCCCTGGTCGTCGCCCGCTTGCTGACGCCGATGATGGCGGCCTACCTGATGCGCGCGCCGAAAAGGCCGGCGCGCGGGGCCGCCGAGTGGATAAACCGCTACCTGTCCTGGGCGCGCTGGTGCCTGCGCCATCGCGCTGTGACCATCCTCGGCGCCATGGCTTTTTTTACCGGGGGACTGCTGCTCGCCACCGTTTTGCCGAGCACTTTCATTCCACCGGAAGACGACTGGCAGACCCAGGTCACCCTCACGCTTGCGCCCGGCAGCAAGCTGGGCGACACGCTGGCGCTGGCTGAGCAAGCGCGGCAGATCGTCATGCAAAATCAGCAGGTCAAGAAGGTCTACACGGCGGTGGGGGATGGCAGCGCCGGCGCGGACCTGATCGAACCGGCTGGCAGTGATGTCGCGAATGTCCGCACGGCGGTGCTGACGCTTAACCTGACGCACCGCAACGAGCGTCCCGAATTGACCCGGCAACAGCTGGAAAACCAGCTACGCGAAGCGCTCGCCGTGTTGCCTGGCGCGCGTATCAAGGTCGGTATGGGCGAGTCGGAAAACTACGTGTTGGTGCTTGCGGGTGAGGACGCTAGCTTGCTCACTCGGCATGCGCAGCAGGTGGAGCGAGAGCTGCGTAGCGTGCCGGGCGTGGGGGCGGTGATCTCGAGCGCCAGCCTGATGCGCCCTGAACTGGTGGTTCGGCCGGATTTCGCCAGGGCCGCCGACCTGGGCGTGACCGCGAGCGCGATTGCCGACACGCTCCGCGTGGCCACCCTGGGAGATTATGACCAGGAGCTTGCCAAGCTCAATTTCAGCGACCGCCAGGTGCCTATCGTGGTGCGGCTGAGCGACACCGCCCGCACGGATTTCGAGACGCTGAAACGTCTGCCGGTGCCTGGCGCGCGTGGTCCGGTAGCGCTGGAGAACGTGGCGACGCTGGAGATCAGCAGTGGCCCGGCGCAAATCGAACGGTTCGACCGCATGCGCAATGTCAATATCGAGATCGAGACGAACGGCCAGCCGTTGGGCGACATCGAGCAGGCGGTCCTGGCCTTGCCAGGCTTGCAGAATCTACCGCCGGGCCTGGTGCGAACATCGGTAGGCGATGCCGAGGCCATGGGCGAACTGGCTTCCGGATTCGGCGTGGCGATGTTGACCGGAGTGTTATGCATCTACATGGTCCTGGTGCTGCTGCTCAAGGATTTCCTGCAGCCGCTGACGATCCTTGCCGCCCTGGTACTCTCGGTGCCTGGAGCCTTCGTGGCGCTGTTTGTTACGGGCTCGACATTGTCCATGCCTTCGATGATCGGCCTGATCATGCTGATGGGCATCGCGACGAAAAATTCGATCCTGCTGGTCGACTACATCATCCTCGCGCGGCGACGCGACGGCCTGGGCCGCCAGCAAGCGATCCTCGACGCCTGCGGCAAACGCGCCCGGCCGATTGTCATGACGACAATCGCGATGGGCGCAGGCATGATGCCAATCGCCCTGGGGCTGGGGGCCGACCCGAGCTTTCGCGCACCGATGGCCATCGTCCTGATTGGCGGGCTTGTCACGTCCACGCTGCTGAGCCTGCTGGTCATACCCGTGGTGTTTTCCTATGTGGACGATGGGGCACAGTGGTTGTACAAACGCACCGGTAACGTTTCTCGCAGCGAAGCGCTGGAGTGA
- a CDS encoding efflux RND transporter periplasmic adaptor subunit, with protein sequence MKRKTRHVVLFVVTMACAIAAGMTVVSPGPRQVKADVPARPALTVAVTRLQSAMLPIRIQANGNIVAWQEASVGTEADGLRLAEVMVNVGDVVRRGQVLATFSAETMAAELAQRRAATAEAQATLAEARANAQRARQLQSSGALSKQEVHQQLTAERTAQARLEAGRALERIQHLRLAQTQVLAPDDGVISARSATVGAVLPAGQELFRLIRNGRLEWRAEVAAPDLVKFSPGQTAQVTPVNGGAIEGRVRRVAPTVDLQTRNGLVYVDLPAGTAARAGMFARGEFEVAAERMMTLPQSAVLQRDGFNYVLQVGPQLKVSQVKVTVGRRVGDRIEITAGIDAGAAVVETGGGFLAEGDLVRVVQARTDPMNNHPARGSAQ encoded by the coding sequence ATGAAAAGAAAAACACGGCATGTCGTGCTGTTTGTCGTGACCATGGCCTGCGCCATCGCCGCCGGGATGACCGTTGTTTCGCCCGGCCCTCGCCAGGTCAAGGCCGACGTGCCTGCCAGGCCGGCGCTGACGGTGGCCGTCACCCGACTGCAATCGGCCATGCTGCCGATCCGTATCCAGGCGAACGGCAACATCGTCGCCTGGCAGGAAGCCAGTGTTGGCACCGAGGCCGATGGCTTGCGATTGGCCGAGGTCATGGTCAACGTGGGCGATGTGGTCCGGCGTGGCCAGGTACTTGCCACGTTCAGCGCCGAGACGATGGCCGCTGAACTCGCCCAGCGTCGCGCCGCCACCGCCGAAGCGCAAGCGACGCTTGCCGAGGCGCGAGCCAATGCGCAGCGCGCCCGTCAATTGCAGTCGAGCGGGGCGCTGTCGAAGCAGGAGGTTCACCAACAGTTGACGGCCGAACGCACGGCTCAGGCGCGGCTGGAGGCGGGCAGGGCGCTGGAGCGTATCCAGCACCTGCGTCTGGCCCAGACCCAGGTCCTGGCCCCCGATGACGGGGTGATTTCGGCGCGCAGTGCCACGGTGGGCGCGGTACTGCCCGCAGGCCAGGAGCTGTTTCGCTTGATTCGCAACGGACGGCTCGAATGGCGCGCTGAAGTCGCGGCCCCCGACCTTGTCAAATTCAGCCCCGGCCAGACTGCGCAGGTGACTCCGGTCAATGGCGGGGCGATCGAGGGCCGGGTGCGCAGGGTTGCGCCGACGGTCGACCTGCAGACCCGCAACGGCCTGGTCTATGTCGACTTGCCCGCGGGCACGGCGGCGCGTGCCGGGATGTTTGCCCGTGGCGAGTTCGAGGTGGCCGCCGAGCGGATGATGACGCTGCCCCAGAGCGCCGTGCTGCAGCGTGACGGTTTCAATTATGTGCTGCAGGTTGGGCCGCAATTGAAGGTGAGCCAGGTCAAGGTGACGGTCGGCCGCCGCGTCGGCGACCGCATCGAGATAACCGCGGGTATCGACGCTGGCGCCGCGGTGGTCGAAACCGGCGGTGGATTTCTTGCCGAGGGTGACCTCGTCCGGGTTGTCCAGGCGCGCACCGACCCAATGAACAACCACCCAGCACGGGGGAGCGCCCAATGA